CCCAGCGTGGGCGAACCGCCCCTCGATGCCGAGCCGTCGCAGGACGGGGGCGAAGAATTGGACGTCGCGCCAGGTTTCGATGCATCGAAGCCGGCAAGGGCCGGCGCGGGCGCTCCCTATGCCGCCGGCGAGCGGCGTTCGCTTGCGCAGGCCGCACTCGACGCGACGCCTGCGCTCGAGGGGCCGCCCGTCCCGCTTGCGCCCGCCCCGCGCATGAGCGAGGGTGCCGCAGATGGCGCGGCCGCCGGATCCGAGGGCGATAAACCGATCACGATGCGTTTCAAGAACGCGGACCTCGCCGACGTGCTCGATGCTTTCTCCCGCTTCACGGGCTTGAACATCGTCGCGAGTGAACGCGCGCGCGGGCGCGTCTCGCTGAGCCTTGTCGACGTGCCTTGGCGTACCGCGTTCGACACGCTGCTCGACGCGCAGGGCCTGGCCATGTCGAGGCGCGGCAACGTCGTTTGGGTTGCCCCGCAGGCCGAGTTGGCGGCACGCGAGCGGCAGCGATTCGAGACGCATGCCCGCGCCGCCGATCTCGAGCCGCTGGTCAGCCGGACGTTTGCGCTGAGCTACCCCCGCGCCGACGAAATTCAGCGGCTGCTGACGGCGTCCGGCGCTCAGCGCGTGCTGTCCAAGCGCGGTGCTGCGATGGCCGATGCGCGGACGAACCTGCTGTTCGTCACCGACCTCAAGGCCCGCCTCGACCAGGTGGCGCAACTGATCGACGCAATCGACAAGCCGAATCGGCAGGTGTTGATCGAAGCGCGCATCGTCGAGGGAGAGCGTGGCTTTTCGCGGGAATTGGGCGCGCGCTTGTCCATGCGGTCGACGGGCGGCGCGGCGTCGGGCGGCCCGTCCGGCGTGGATTTCCAGGAGCGGGGATTCGCGGGCGGTGCTCAAGGCGCCATTCACGATATGTCGGCCCGCGCGATCGCGGGTTTCGAGGCCGCGACGGCGGGGCTTACCCTGTTTGCCGCCGGGGCGACCCGCCTCGTGACGGCGGAACTATCTGCGCTGGAGGCACAAGGTCGGGGGCAGATCGTATCGAGTCCGCGCGTCGTGACGGCGGATCGGACCAAGGCGCTCGTCGAGCAAGGCACGGAGTTGCCTTACCAGGCCAAAGTTCGCAATGGCGTGTCGGGCGTACAGTTTCGCCGGGTGAGCCTGAAGCTCGAGGTCGAGCCGCGTATCACGCCGCACGGACGCGTCATTCTCGATCTCGACATCGCGAAGGACAGCGTCGGCAAGCTGACGGCCGGCGGCCCCGCGATCGATACCAAACACGTGCGCACGCGCGTGGAGGTGGAGGACGGCGGGACGGTGTCGATCGGCGGCATCTACGAAAGCCAGGATCGCGACGATGTGACGCGCCTGCCGCTGTTGGGCAAAATACCCCTGCTGGGGGCGCTGTTCCGTCACCGGGCGGTGCGCGAGCAGCGCAGCGAACTCGTCGTTTTCATCACGCCGCGGGTCGTCGCGATCGATTGAAGTGCACGCTTGGCGGGGCCGCGCGGGCGAGCCGCCGTACTCGACAAGGCGCCGGCTTTCCCAGTAAGCTGCGCCACGAACCATAGCCGATTGAGCAGAGGATACGTTGCAAGAGCGGGGCGCCAACACCAACATTTTTTTCGTGGGGCTCATGGGGGCTGGCAAGACCACCGTGGGCCGCGCCGTGGCGCGCCGGCTCGGTCGGCCGTTCTTCGACAGCGACCATGAAATCGAGGCGCGTACGGGCGCGCGCATCCCCGTCATCTTCGAACTCGAAGGCGAGGTGGGATTTCGCGAGCGCGAGGCGCAGGTCATCGCCGAATTCACGGCTCGCGAGGCAATCGTGCTGGCGACGGGCGGCGGCGCGGTCCTGCGTCCGGAAAATCGAGCATTTCTTCACGATCGCGGGCTCGTCATTTATCTTCGGGCCAATCCGCACGATCTATGGCTGCGCACGCGCAAGGACAAAAATCGGCCGCTACTGCAGACCGAAGATCCGAAGGCCAAGCTCGAGGCGCTGTACAACGAGCGCGATCCGCTTTATCGCGAATGCGCGCATTTCATCGTCGAGACCGGGCGACCATCGGTCAACGGGCTCGTGAACATGGTGCTCATGCAGCTCGAGCTGGCCGGCATTACCAAACAGACACAGTCATGATTACCGTCAACGTCGATTTAGGCGAACGCTCCTACCCGATCCGCATCGGCGCCGATCTGATCGGCCACACCGATTTATTCGCGCCGCACATCGCCGGCTCTTTTGTCACGATCGTCACGAACGAGACCGTCGAGCCCCTCTACGGCGAGTTGCTGCGCGCAGCGCTCGCGCCGCTCGGCAAGCAGGTATCGACGGTTGTCTTACCCGATGGCGAAGTGTTCAAGAACTGGGAAACGCTGAACCGAATCTTCGATGGGCTGCTGGGCGGGCAGGCCGACCGCAAAACGACGCTGATCGCGCTCGGCGGCGGCGTTATCGGCGACATGACCGGGTTCGCCGCGGCCTGCTACATGCGCGGCGTGCCGTTCATCCAAGTTCCCACGACGTTGCTGTCGCAGGTCGACTCGTCCGTGGGCGGCAAGACGGGCATCAATCATCCGCTCGGCAAGAACATGATCGGCGCGTTCTACCAGCCGCAAGCCGTCATTGCCGACATCGGCGCGCTGCGCACGCTGCCCGAGCGCGAACTGGCCGCCGGTATTGCCGAAATCATCAAGACCGCGGCGATTGCAGACGCCGCGTTCTTCGAATGGCTGGAGCAAAACATCGACGCGCTGAACCGCCGCGACCCTGACGCGCTCGCGCATGCCGTCAAACGGTCGTGCGAAGTGAAGGCGTCGGTCGTCTCGGCCGACGAGCGCGAGAGCGGGTTGCGGGCCATTCTGAACTTCGGCCATACGTTCGGTCATGCGATCGAAGCGGGGCTCGGCTATGGCGAATGGCTGCATGGCGAGGCCGTCGGGTGCGGTATGGTGATGGCCGCCGATCTGTCGGTGCGCCTCGGTCATCTCGACGAAGCCGTGCGCAGGCGGCTCGTTTCCGTGATTGCGGCGGCGCGGCTGCCGACCCGGGCGCCCGCGCTAGGCGATACGCGCTATATCGATCTCATGAAAGTCGACAAGAAGGCCGAGGCGGGGGCGATCAAGTTCATCCTGCTGAAACAACTGGGCGAGACGCTGATGACCGATGTCCCGGACCACGCACTGCGAGCGACGCTCGCCGCGTGCCTTTGAGTCAAACACTGCCGGCACGCCGCGCAGAGGCGACGCAGGAGGGAAACGATGAGCGACAGGGCCGATCCAGCGCAGGCTTGCGTGGCGGGTGCCTCGGCGGGCGGTGAGCCGCACGCTGCGCTCGTCGGGCCGCCGACGGTCGCCATGCTCGAGGGGCACCTCGCCCCTTACGCCGCGCACTCCGCCCAGTCGCGCGGCCGTCGCTTCCCGGAAGCGCCGCCCTCGGCGCGTACCGAATTCCAACGCGACCGCGACCGCATCGTCCACTCCACGGCGTTCCGGCGTCTCGAATACAAGACGCAAGTTTTCGTCAATCACGAAGGCGACCTGTTTCGCACAAGGCTCACGCACAGCTTGGAGGTGGCGCAGATCGCCCGATCGGTGGCGCGCAATCTGTGCGTGAACGAAGATCTCGTCGAAGCCATTTCGCTCGCGCACGACCTTGGGCATACCCCTTTCGGTCATGCGGGACAAGATGCATTGAACGAATGCATGCGCGAGCATGGCGGTTTCGAACACAATCTGCAAAGC
The sequence above is a segment of the Trinickia acidisoli genome. Coding sequences within it:
- a CDS encoding type IV pilus secretin PilQ, with translation MSTPNLGSNAVAVALRAVIAFASAGATAQVAPLPPLPPAILADGAVEQAASPWPSVGEPPLDAEPSQDGGEELDVAPGFDASKPARAGAGAPYAAGERRSLAQAALDATPALEGPPVPLAPAPRMSEGAADGAAAGSEGDKPITMRFKNADLADVLDAFSRFTGLNIVASERARGRVSLSLVDVPWRTAFDTLLDAQGLAMSRRGNVVWVAPQAELAARERQRFETHARAADLEPLVSRTFALSYPRADEIQRLLTASGAQRVLSKRGAAMADARTNLLFVTDLKARLDQVAQLIDAIDKPNRQVLIEARIVEGERGFSRELGARLSMRSTGGAASGGPSGVDFQERGFAGGAQGAIHDMSARAIAGFEAATAGLTLFAAGATRLVTAELSALEAQGRGQIVSSPRVVTADRTKALVEQGTELPYQAKVRNGVSGVQFRRVSLKLEVEPRITPHGRVILDLDIAKDSVGKLTAGGPAIDTKHVRTRVEVEDGGTVSIGGIYESQDRDDVTRLPLLGKIPLLGALFRHRAVREQRSELVVFITPRVVAID
- a CDS encoding shikimate kinase, whose protein sequence is MGAGKTTVGRAVARRLGRPFFDSDHEIEARTGARIPVIFELEGEVGFREREAQVIAEFTAREAIVLATGGGAVLRPENRAFLHDRGLVIYLRANPHDLWLRTRKDKNRPLLQTEDPKAKLEALYNERDPLYRECAHFIVETGRPSVNGLVNMVLMQLELAGITKQTQS
- the aroB gene encoding 3-dehydroquinate synthase, which encodes MITVNVDLGERSYPIRIGADLIGHTDLFAPHIAGSFVTIVTNETVEPLYGELLRAALAPLGKQVSTVVLPDGEVFKNWETLNRIFDGLLGGQADRKTTLIALGGGVIGDMTGFAAACYMRGVPFIQVPTTLLSQVDSSVGGKTGINHPLGKNMIGAFYQPQAVIADIGALRTLPERELAAGIAEIIKTAAIADAAFFEWLEQNIDALNRRDPDALAHAVKRSCEVKASVVSADERESGLRAILNFGHTFGHAIEAGLGYGEWLHGEAVGCGMVMAADLSVRLGHLDEAVRRRLVSVIAAARLPTRAPALGDTRYIDLMKVDKKAEAGAIKFILLKQLGETLMTDVPDHALRATLAACL